The following are from one region of the Egicoccus sp. AB-alg6-2 genome:
- a CDS encoding BCCT family transporter, with protein sequence MIGPVRETRTVRETIHPPVFVASAVLILAFVAFAVAAPDTAGEVLGGVQGWITGAFGWFLILAVVLFLGFCVWLALGRFAKVRLGPDDATPDYATSSWFAMLFAAGMGIGLMYWGVAEPVIFYASDPPRFEPGTSEAARDAMLHAFHHWGFAPWAIYAVIGLGLAYFGFRHDQPLAIRSLFRPLLGGRVDGGLGNVIDVMAVVGTMFGVATSLGLGVAQVNAGLNRVFGVTISTGVQLLLIAGITLVATVSVVSGLDKGIQRLSQFNIVLAALLMGFVLLAGPTLFLLGAFVQNTGAYLGGMTELLSRLGVYAGEDGQGWIGGWTVFYWAWWVSWSPFVGMFIARISRGRTIREFVLGVLLVPSLVSFGWFTVFGNSGIFFEDAGAGIDALAAEDSSLALFGLLEQLPLAGIVSMLAVLLVITFFVTSSDSGSFVIDMLTSGGDPDPHVATRVFWAVTEGAVAAALLLAGGLGALQAGAVSTGLPFTIVLVLATWSIARGLKREFAGAEPGRPKGLPPVHVRDVTDREREFRRREQELGQLQREIEVRERELDVLSREISLDTGDLDVDARSGQPRDGG encoded by the coding sequence ATGATCGGCCCTGTCCGCGAAACCCGCACGGTGCGCGAGACCATCCATCCGCCCGTGTTCGTCGCCTCTGCCGTCCTGATCCTGGCGTTCGTGGCGTTCGCGGTGGCGGCTCCCGACACCGCCGGCGAGGTGCTCGGCGGCGTCCAGGGCTGGATCACCGGGGCCTTCGGCTGGTTCCTGATCCTCGCCGTCGTGCTGTTCCTCGGGTTCTGTGTGTGGCTCGCGCTCGGTCGCTTCGCCAAGGTCCGGCTCGGTCCCGATGACGCCACCCCCGACTACGCGACGTCGTCGTGGTTCGCGATGCTGTTCGCCGCCGGTATGGGCATCGGGCTGATGTACTGGGGCGTCGCCGAGCCGGTGATCTTCTACGCGTCCGATCCGCCCCGTTTCGAGCCCGGCACCTCCGAGGCAGCCCGCGACGCGATGCTGCACGCCTTCCACCACTGGGGCTTCGCGCCGTGGGCGATCTACGCCGTCATCGGGCTCGGGCTTGCCTACTTCGGGTTCCGCCATGACCAGCCGCTCGCCATCCGCTCGTTGTTCCGGCCGCTGCTCGGCGGCCGCGTGGACGGCGGGCTCGGCAACGTCATCGACGTGATGGCGGTGGTCGGCACGATGTTCGGTGTCGCCACCTCGCTGGGACTCGGGGTCGCCCAGGTCAACGCGGGCCTCAACCGGGTGTTCGGCGTGACCATCTCGACCGGCGTGCAGCTGTTGCTGATCGCCGGGATCACGCTGGTGGCGACCGTGTCGGTCGTCTCCGGGCTGGACAAGGGCATCCAACGCCTGTCCCAGTTCAACATCGTGCTCGCGGCGCTGCTGATGGGCTTCGTGCTGCTCGCCGGACCGACGTTGTTCCTGCTCGGGGCGTTCGTCCAGAACACCGGCGCCTACCTCGGCGGGATGACGGAGCTGCTGTCACGCCTCGGCGTCTACGCCGGTGAGGACGGCCAGGGCTGGATCGGCGGCTGGACCGTCTTCTACTGGGCCTGGTGGGTGTCGTGGTCGCCGTTCGTCGGCATGTTCATCGCCCGGATCTCGCGCGGCCGCACCATCCGCGAGTTCGTGCTCGGGGTGCTGCTGGTGCCGTCGCTGGTGTCCTTCGGCTGGTTCACCGTCTTCGGCAACTCCGGCATCTTCTTCGAGGACGCCGGTGCGGGCATCGACGCGCTGGCGGCCGAGGACTCCTCGCTCGCCCTGTTCGGCCTGCTCGAGCAGCTGCCGCTGGCAGGCATCGTCTCCATGCTGGCCGTGCTGCTGGTGATCACCTTCTTCGTCACCAGTTCCGACTCGGGCTCGTTCGTCATCGACATGCTCACCTCGGGCGGCGATCCCGACCCGCACGTCGCGACGCGGGTGTTCTGGGCCGTCACCGAGGGAGCGGTCGCCGCCGCGCTGCTGCTGGCGGGCGGGCTCGGCGCCCTGCAGGCCGGGGCGGTGTCGACCGGGTTGCCGTTCACGATCGTGCTGGTGCTCGCGACGTGGTCGATCGCGCGCGGCCTCAAGCGCGAGTTCGCGGGTGCGGAGCCGGGTCGCCCGAAGGGCCTGCCGCCCGTCCACGTCCGCGACGTCACCGACCGCGAGCGCGAGTTCCGGCGGCGCGAACAGGAGCTCGGGCAGCTGCAACGCGAGATCGAGGTTCGGGAGCGCGAGCTCGACGTGCTCTCGCGCGAGATCAGCCTCGACACCGGCGACCTCGACGTCGACGCGCGGTCAGGTCAGCCCCGCGACGGCGGCTGA
- a CDS encoding MazG nucleotide pyrophosphohydrolase domain-containing protein, which produces MDLTQLQQTIAATYGDQDRRRGVDATFAWFVEEVGELSRAIRREGHAERVEEFSDVLAWLITLADMTGVDLAEAARRYEHGCPKCSASPCRCGAQDPARP; this is translated from the coding sequence ATGGATCTGACGCAGCTGCAGCAGACGATCGCGGCGACCTACGGCGACCAGGACCGCCGGCGTGGCGTCGACGCCACCTTCGCCTGGTTCGTCGAGGAGGTGGGGGAGCTGTCGCGGGCGATCCGGCGCGAGGGGCACGCCGAACGCGTCGAGGAGTTCTCCGACGTGCTCGCCTGGCTCATCACCCTCGCCGACATGACCGGCGTCGACCTCGCCGAGGCGGCCCGCCGCTACGAACACGGCTGTCCGAAGTGTTCGGCGTCGCCGTGCCGGTGTGGCGCGCAGGACCCTGCGCGCCCCTGA
- a CDS encoding metallophosphoesterase: protein MGRLARTAAAVGGAGVACVAYGTLVERRWYRLRHLPLPGALRRAANTPDGRLRILHVSDVHLVPGQDHRVRFLGSLARLDHDLVVATGDLLGATDAEDLAADALAPLTAGGRPGLVVLGSNDLYGPIPKSPSTYFTRPERRIHGQRLDTDRLTDRLAAYGYRTLHGESLRLETPAGRIGVGGIDDPHLPTTVLPPVAAVTADADDAVLHLGLVHAPYLAALDVLVDAGHDLLLAGHTHGGQVRLPGLGALVANCDLPLQQARGASRYRGRWLHVSPGLGHSRYAPFRFACRPEATLLELSA, encoded by the coding sequence ATGGGTCGCCTCGCACGCACCGCGGCTGCGGTCGGCGGCGCCGGCGTCGCCTGTGTCGCCTACGGCACGCTCGTCGAGCGCCGTTGGTACCGCCTGCGCCACCTTCCGCTGCCGGGGGCGTTGCGGCGGGCGGCGAACACCCCGGACGGCCGGCTGCGGATCCTGCACGTCAGCGACGTGCACCTCGTGCCCGGCCAGGACCACCGGGTGCGGTTCCTCGGCTCGCTGGCCCGGCTCGACCACGACCTCGTCGTGGCCACCGGCGACCTGCTCGGCGCAACGGACGCCGAGGACCTCGCGGCCGACGCGCTGGCACCCCTGACCGCCGGGGGACGGCCGGGCCTCGTCGTGTTGGGCAGCAACGACCTGTACGGCCCGATCCCGAAGTCACCGTCGACGTACTTCACCCGTCCGGAGCGGCGGATCCACGGCCAGCGGCTCGACACCGATCGCCTCACCGATCGCCTGGCGGCGTACGGCTACCGGACGCTGCACGGTGAGTCGCTCCGGCTCGAGACCCCGGCCGGCCGGATCGGTGTCGGCGGGATCGACGACCCCCACCTGCCGACGACGGTGCTGCCGCCGGTCGCGGCGGTGACCGCGGACGCCGACGACGCCGTCCTGCACCTGGGGCTGGTGCACGCGCCCTACCTCGCGGCCCTCGACGTCCTGGTCGACGCCGGGCACGACCTGCTGCTCGCGGGACACACCCACGGCGGCCAGGTCCGCCTGCCCGGGCTGGGGGCGCTGGTCGCCAACTGTGACCTGCCGTTGCAACAGGCGCGGGGCGCGTCGCGCTACCGCGGCCGCTGGTTGCACGTCTCACCCGGCCTCGGTCACAGCCGGTACGCACCGTTCCGCTTCGCCTGCCGTCCCGAGGCCACGCTGCTCGAGCTCTCGGCGTGA
- a CDS encoding transglycosylase domain-containing protein, with protein sequence MGASAASKRPARSQPASGRSRGATAAQNTSAFLARIMLLLAVIGATGLLLGALFLPAAMATDDVLSSVRAEVLDVPPLGEASTPPQNSYLYAADGTELAELTFEENRVPVPLADIPEGVKNAVLATEDADFYNHEGVNHLAIVRAALTNFRAGSIQGGASTITQQYVKQTFLTPEQTLGRKIQEAVYATQLERQLSKDEILERYLNRVYFGSGVYGIGTAAERYFSKPADELTLDQAAMLAGIIRSPERNNPIVSPENALTRRNIVLNQMRHHGFISAEQAEVAAARDLNLQITEPPAPNEPLWVDWVTRLLINEDVANGLGTQRGALEAMGATVEERRARVYQSGLRVHTTLDPELQALAQQALTDHLSVPDESPAQLAREPRGAIASIDPETGAIVALAQGPHPWGSCAEDGEWADETDEGELLCHKTKVNTVVPGVGASGRQPGSSFKPLIIAAALEDGVPPTLEMDGAGPSEIEGCLDRGEPWEVGNFAESGAGEIMDMYEAVRRSNNVYHAKLIAEIGPEKAVEMARKLGITSPHVRADCSLSLGAADLMPLEMASAYATLANRGVYCAPFPISRIENAAGEVIWEHRADCAQVIDTEVADRTVDIMAGPVGPGGTAPRANLETWPTRGKTGTTDQHRDAWFVGFIRQLATATWIGYPADTRYFVDSEAAATVCGDEPWFRPGESGQCPGQTKFLTEVTIAGEYYARVTGGSLPATIWSSYMRQAAERFEPENFPEPGPLPTGSVPDLLSAGSISRAEQIAQEAGFRLRVVEVDDYRSAGTFVNQDPPAGTTHPLGSSIVLEVSNGTGEAPVVPDVRGMTLDEAIDVLVSAGYEVAVQEAPTGDPDAVGRVVGTSPGPGANLLPGEGAVVVITIGIEPEPEPEPEPEPEPEPEPEPPPEEGGGEGDDDDQAGGAGGRGPGGSGPPGQD encoded by the coding sequence ATGGGCGCGTCGGCGGCCTCGAAGCGCCCGGCTCGGAGCCAGCCGGCCTCCGGGCGTTCCCGCGGTGCCACGGCGGCCCAGAACACCAGCGCCTTCCTGGCCCGGATCATGCTGCTGCTGGCCGTCATCGGCGCCACCGGACTGCTGCTCGGCGCCCTGTTCCTGCCGGCGGCGATGGCGACCGACGACGTGCTCAGCTCCGTCCGGGCGGAGGTGCTCGACGTCCCCCCGTTGGGCGAGGCGTCCACGCCGCCGCAGAACTCCTATCTGTACGCCGCGGACGGCACCGAGCTCGCCGAGCTGACCTTCGAGGAGAACCGGGTCCCGGTGCCGCTGGCCGACATCCCCGAGGGCGTGAAGAACGCGGTGCTGGCCACCGAGGACGCCGACTTCTACAACCACGAGGGCGTCAACCACCTCGCCATCGTGCGCGCGGCCCTGACCAACTTCCGCGCTGGCAGCATCCAGGGCGGGGCGTCCACGATCACCCAGCAGTACGTCAAGCAGACCTTCCTCACCCCGGAGCAGACCCTGGGCCGCAAGATCCAGGAAGCGGTGTACGCGACGCAGCTGGAACGACAGCTCAGCAAGGACGAGATCCTCGAGCGCTACCTCAACCGGGTCTACTTCGGCAGCGGCGTCTACGGCATCGGCACGGCCGCGGAGCGGTACTTCTCCAAGCCCGCCGACGAACTCACGCTCGACCAGGCCGCGATGCTCGCGGGCATCATCCGCAGTCCGGAGCGCAACAACCCCATCGTCAGCCCCGAGAACGCGCTGACGCGGCGCAACATCGTCCTCAACCAGATGCGTCACCACGGGTTCATCTCCGCCGAGCAGGCCGAGGTGGCCGCGGCCCGGGACCTCAACCTGCAGATCACCGAGCCGCCGGCGCCCAACGAGCCGCTGTGGGTCGACTGGGTCACCCGGTTGCTGATCAACGAGGACGTCGCCAACGGTCTCGGCACGCAACGTGGCGCGCTCGAGGCCATGGGCGCCACCGTCGAGGAACGCCGCGCCCGCGTCTACCAGTCCGGTCTGCGGGTGCACACCACCCTCGATCCCGAGCTGCAGGCGCTCGCCCAGCAGGCGCTGACCGACCACCTCAGCGTCCCCGACGAGTCACCGGCGCAACTCGCCCGTGAGCCCCGGGGTGCGATCGCCTCCATCGACCCCGAGACGGGCGCCATCGTTGCCTTGGCGCAGGGCCCCCATCCGTGGGGTTCGTGTGCCGAGGACGGCGAGTGGGCCGACGAGACCGACGAGGGGGAGCTGCTCTGCCACAAGACCAAGGTCAATACGGTCGTCCCGGGCGTCGGCGCTTCGGGTCGCCAGCCCGGCTCGTCGTTCAAGCCGCTGATCATCGCCGCCGCGCTCGAGGACGGTGTGCCCCCGACGCTGGAGATGGACGGCGCCGGTCCGAGCGAGATCGAGGGCTGCCTCGACCGCGGTGAGCCGTGGGAGGTCGGCAACTTCGCCGAGAGCGGCGCCGGCGAGATCATGGACATGTACGAGGCGGTGCGGCGTTCCAACAACGTCTACCACGCCAAGCTCATCGCCGAGATCGGCCCCGAGAAGGCGGTCGAGATGGCCCGCAAGCTCGGCATCACCTCGCCCCACGTGCGCGCCGACTGCTCGCTCTCCCTGGGCGCCGCCGACCTGATGCCGCTCGAGATGGCGTCGGCGTACGCCACCCTGGCCAACCGTGGCGTGTACTGCGCCCCGTTCCCGATCAGTCGGATCGAGAACGCGGCCGGCGAGGTCATCTGGGAGCACCGCGCCGACTGCGCCCAGGTCATCGACACCGAGGTGGCCGACCGCACCGTCGACATCATGGCCGGCCCGGTCGGTCCCGGCGGCACCGCCCCGCGCGCGAACCTCGAGACCTGGCCAACGCGTGGCAAGACCGGCACGACCGACCAGCACCGTGACGCCTGGTTCGTCGGGTTCATCCGGCAGCTGGCGACCGCGACCTGGATCGGCTATCCGGCCGACACGCGGTACTTCGTCGACTCCGAGGCGGCTGCCACCGTCTGTGGGGACGAGCCGTGGTTCCGACCGGGCGAGAGCGGCCAGTGCCCGGGCCAGACCAAGTTCCTGACCGAGGTGACCATCGCCGGCGAGTACTACGCCCGGGTCACCGGCGGCAGCCTGCCCGCGACGATCTGGTCCTCGTACATGCGCCAGGCCGCGGAGCGGTTCGAACCCGAGAACTTCCCCGAGCCCGGTCCGCTGCCGACCGGCAGCGTGCCCGACCTGCTGTCGGCGGGCTCGATCAGCCGGGCCGAGCAGATCGCCCAGGAGGCCGGATTCCGGCTGCGGGTGGTCGAGGTCGACGACTACCGCTCAGCCGGCACGTTCGTCAACCAGGACCCGCCGGCCGGCACGACCCATCCGCTCGGCAGCAGCATCGTGCTCGAGGTCTCCAACGGCACCGGCGAGGCGCCGGTGGTCCCCGACGTGCGGGGCATGACGCTCGACGAGGCGATCGACGTCCTGGTCTCGGCCGGCTACGAGGTCGCCGTGCAGGAGGCGCCGACCGGGGATCCCGACGCCGTCGGACGGGTCGTGGGGACCAGCCCGGGCCCGGGCGCCAACCTGCTGCCGGGCGAGGGCGCCGTCGTGGTGATCACCATCGGCATCGAGCCCGAGCCGGAACCGGAGCCAGAACCCGAACCGGAGCCAGAACCCGAGCCCGAGCCTCCGCCCGAGGAGGGCGGCGGTGAGGGGGACGACGACGACCAGGCCGGCGGGGCCGGCGGTCGTGGACCCGGTGGGTCCGGACCACCCGGACAGGACTGA
- a CDS encoding WhiB family transcriptional regulator — MDETTWADQARCRGLDPEQFFVRGVAQARPALRVCERCVVKDECLRYALDNDIDFGVWGGLTERQRRAFQRRQFAAAS; from the coding sequence GTGGACGAGACCACCTGGGCTGACCAGGCACGGTGTCGGGGGCTGGATCCGGAGCAGTTCTTCGTACGCGGCGTCGCGCAGGCCAGGCCGGCCCTGCGCGTCTGCGAGCGGTGCGTGGTCAAGGACGAGTGCCTGCGCTATGCCCTGGACAACGACATCGATTTCGGCGTCTGGGGCGGGCTGACCGAACGTCAGCGGCGCGCATTCCAGCGCCGCCAGTTCGCCGCCGCCTCCTGA